One window of the Nothobranchius furzeri strain GRZ-AD chromosome 3, NfurGRZ-RIMD1, whole genome shotgun sequence genome contains the following:
- the nhsl1a gene encoding NHS-like protein 1 isoform X6 has protein sequence MTPLVLNPVGLTSCWEDSSQTDDSAVVMETDLLLRLPTPEERMRQQAEAIGADIVPINVTGESFDRQASFRRTLSNSDSLSRRPRKLSRRKTVSETPDDVIPKSPASVVLPGQFSTVGRSTSLSCTSSQESQNKQEDTEDRANLLKEAQMSVRKIRAPRGEGLSSLMASLTSSPRVNKHPVSSSEVYSLPRLATNSSLSTEVSYNSASYRTLSTSSSSQSQDLQGFPSDLQPLLPFDPSARVEPQSPSSSPASSSLPSEWSYLNSVPFNEAPPSPSHCLSSSSSITDSVSHGVPDIQTFIQRTSQSFYDGDSRNEEGWSYQALSSSSSIHSSITQDTRCSSEEGWNCDPLIFSGRSTPSCPDGAFLFSEKINFSPQEKRKSSTSSLYSRSVARSISLRKCKHPPPPPTRLDSLRRRSGRSKACRSSPSPRLDRSPRVNHTSVHTPTQPPQTFSDPWVPRSIKRRQSSLNCGTVSTFEPLDPNPNSEPSVDSTSNTDPTSPDHLHVLLPGSPGLKGENLTLSLHQPTPDSSVSGYHHLASPSSGYSSQSNTPTPGTPVSSPLSPSSPGAFSLPPTSPFFTPCSSSFPLPLNTSSLPRTRSRGEGRPKPPVPQRKSSLLSSLSSSFSSTSSLSSYTSSDSLARHIPTLPPPPPPPSLSAPPKSTLPMPPPLPPPPPLPQHNTPAPEPATSNLPSPVPPPPLPQFASCISPPSAPPLPPLSFNKNPPPSPLLAPDLSLPAPPPLPPSARPPPPPYSYAVKRSSHHTLVSRASTPSNPNLPSPSDLPPPPPPPPPLPSLLGISQRPPSLLITSGALQSTKLRSVRNREVLRQVSDPIDTSYLTGVRISIENANKTEDAQVDFVEQEETHQDSKLSGPTVEDGICIVAGSEASPLETNPVSVKTKHQKPNKIKPETWNGVHESADANRQGSANQEDQSNKEMSQNTKSTGRQQEEVMFSTLLNVQVCSPDCPWVKMGQDADYFHVGPNVQVPLPERPLVGAEFKDPEEQRREKQRKREGEVKKSQNQASADGGSTFSYVKSSSPGRSCSPKKPVPPKKPDLYLLGLSAPPKVGTEPGPSPELTSQTQLPISSFYTTSYTCLTNGQPSPKHSPSTSNKSATPRSSASSTDSPTSSPVKQKPQILQKPDGSVTYLKTEKMLLTSKTAGEAFRWTTETSGASPTLTSTGIRDNMNTTGTTRARHTETLETMGTHETQNPSGFTGMDHKPSSIWTRGDLSCGRIVETKLLDEGKTSHRRMMRSSLAEDEEENEQRWVEEQGTMTAVMVVSNKTNKVKKRRKRRLGRQTLMMSSKMEPAPLSSSSSSSSSSSSSSSSEDEHDVKRDRNERLRRIRRCHEETSDSESSCSLIGRSRLSLSSVQSTDSLQEELSLPDLRIKEPEHEEGDNEAQRRDEESRRPSDADVFVGVSADQMLVSARPRTTEDLFAIIHRSKRKMLGRRGLEEEKHVVSSSSPLETPPEPPSQLIRPPAFRSRRSARSESFKALLLRKGSQINSSSRISAVERLCVLQAPPADLQRSSPPATHQLGAVHPSQIRENTGNPLTPDLPDTTTCQISMMLGWSHQDHLLVTSTSSSPVFIFSSSHTRPRSLTPPCSSSRRFASRFFSAPMTAIFEGEEEDEEVFSESPGGEEDSHLRLVQIS, from the exons ATGACCCCTCTGGTCCTGAACCCTGTTGGTCTCACCTCCTGTTGGGAGGATTCTTCACAAACCGATGACTCGGCTGTTGTCATGGAAACTGACCTACTTCTGCGACTTCCGACGCCAGAGGAGAGGATGAGGCAGCAGGCAGAGGCGATTGGAGCGGATATAGTTCCCATCAATGTAACAG GGGAAAGTTTTGATCGCCAGGCCAGCTTTCGGAGAACCCTCTCCAATTCTGACTCGCTGAGTCGACGACCTCGTAAACTGAGTCGCCGAAAAACCGTCTCTGAGACACCAGATGATGTCATTCCCAAGTCTCCGGCCTCTGTGGTTCTCCCTGGTCAGTTCTCCACAGTGGGCCGATCCACCTCCTTATCCTGCACCTCCTCACAGGAATCCCAAAACAAGCAGGAGGACACAGAGGACAGGGCAAATCTCCTGAAGGAGGCGCAGATGTCCGTGAGGAAGATTCGGGCTCCAAGAGGAGAGGGCTTGTCCAGCCTCATGGCCTCCCTCACCTCCTCCCCTCGTGTCAACAAGCATCCTGTCTCCTCCTCTGAGGTCTACAGCCTCCCCCGTCTGGCCACCAACTCCTCCCTGAGCACTGAGGTCAGCTATAACAGCGCCTCCTACAGGACACTCAGCACCTCCTCATCCAGCCAA TCTCAGGATCTACAGGGTTTCCCTAGCGACCTTCAGCCCCTGCTGCCCTTTGACCCCAGTGCCAGAGTGGAACCTCAGTCTCCTTCTTCCTCCCCAGCCAGCTCCTCCCTCCCATCAGAGTGGTCTTATCTCAACAGTGTTCCCTTCAATGAAGCTCCACCCTCCCCCTCCCActgcctctcctcctcctcctctatcaCTGATTCAGTTAGTCACGGAGTTCCCGACATCCAGACCTTCATCCAGAGGACTTCCCAGAGCTTTTATGATGGTGACTCCAGAAACGAGGAGGGGTGGAGCTACCAGGCTCTCTCCTCCAGCTCCAGCATCCACAGCAGCATCACTCAGGATACCAGATGTTCCTCAGAAGAGGGCTGGAACTGTGATCCTCTCATCTTCTCTGGCCGCTCCACTCCCTCCTGCCCTGACGGCGCCTTCCTTTTTTCAGAGAAGATAAACTTCTCTCCCCAAGAGAAAAGGAAGTCCAGCACCTCCTCGCTGTACTCCCGCTCTGTCGCTCGCAGCATCTCTCTACGGAAGTGTAAGCATCCGCCTCCTCCACCAACACGTCTGGACTCTCTGAGGCGCCGGTCTGGTCGCAGCAAAGCCTGCAGGTCTTCACCAAGTCCTCGTCTGGACCGCAGCCCTCGAGTGAATCACACCAGCGTACACACTCCCACCCAACCTCCCCAAACGTTCAGCGACCCCTGGGTTCCCCGAAGCATCAAAAGAAGGCAGAGTAGTCTGAACTGTGGGACGGTCTCAACTTTTGAGCCTTTAGATCCAAACCCTAACTCAGAACCTTCTGTTGACTCCACATCCAACACCGACCCGACAAGCCCTGATCACCTCCACGTTCTCCTCCCTGGATCTCCTGGTCTAAAGGGTGAAAATCTGACACTCAGTCTGCACCAGCCGACTCCTGACTCCTCTGTGTCTGGGTATCACCAccttgcctctccctccagcgGCTACTCCAGCCAGTCCAACACTCCTACTCCTGGAACTCCCGTGTCTTCTCCTCTCAGCCCCTCCTCCCCTGGAGCCTTCTCCCTGCCTCCGACCTCCCCCTTCTTTACTCCATGTTCATCGTCCTTCCCTTTGCCTCTCAACACCTCCTCTCTTCCCAGGACCAGATCTCGTGGTGAAGGAAGGCCCAAACCTCCAGTCCCACAAAGAAAGTCATCACTCCTCTCCTCCCTTTCCTCCTCATTTTCATCCACTTCCTCCCTTTCCTCTTACACATCCTCTGACTCTTTAGCCAGGCATATTCCTACTCTTCCTCCACCACCCCCTCCCCCTTCTCTTTCTGCTCCTCCAAAATCTACTCTTCCCATGCCTCCACCtctaccacctcctcctcctcttccacaaCATAATACTCCTGCTCCTGAACCGGCTACCTCAAACCTTCCTTCACCCGTACCTCCACCTCCTCTTCCACAGTTTGCCTCTTGCATTTCTCCTCCCTCTGCTCCTCCCCTCCCTCCTCTATCTTTTAACAaaaatcctcctccttctccgcTTCTTGCTCCAGATTTATCTCTCCCTGCACCACCTCCTCTACCCCCCTCTGCTCGACCCCCTCCTCCACCCTACTCCTATGCTGTAAAACGGAGTTCCCATCATACGCTAGTTTCCAGAGCATCTACACCATCTAATCCCAATCTTCCCTCCCCATCTGACCTTCctccacctccaccaccacctcctcctcttccctccCTCCTTGGTATCTCTCAGAGGCCTCCCTCTCTCCTAATCACCTCTGGAGCTTTGCAGAGCACCAAGCTCCGTTCTGTTAGGAACCGGGAAGTCTTACGACAAGTCAGTGACCCGATTGACACCAGTTATCTAACAGGGGTTCGCATCTCCATTGAAAATGCTAACAAGACTGAAGATGCTCAAGTGGACTTTGTTGAACAGGAGGAAACTCATCAAGATTCTAAGCTTTCAGGACCAACAGTAGAAGATGGGATCTGCATCGTGGCTGGCAGTGAAGCAAGTCCTCTAGAGACTAATCCAGTCAGCGTCAAGACCAAACACCAGAAACCCAACAAAATAAAACCCGAGACCTGGAATGGAGTTCATGAGTCAGCTGATGCTAACCGCCAAGGCTCAGCTAACCAGGAAGACCAGAGTAACAAAGAGATGTCGCAAAATACCAAATCCACAGGACGACAGCAGGAGGAAGTTATGTTTTCCACTCTGCTGAATGTTCAGGTTTGCAGTCCTGATTGTCCCTGGGTGAAAATGGGTCAAGATGCTGATTATTTTCATGTTGGCCCTAATGTTCAGGTTCCTCTTCCCGAAcgacccctggtgggagctgagTTTAAAGATCCTGAAGAGCAACGGAGAGAAAAGCAACGGAAAAGAGAAGGAGAAGTCAAGAAATCACAAAATCAGGCTTCAGCTGATGGAGGTTCAACATTTTCTTATGTGAAGTCAAGTAGTCCAGGGAGGTCCTGCTCCCCAAAGAAACCAGTTCCACCAAAGAAACCTGATCTGTACCTTCTTGGTCTCTCTGCACCCCCCAAGGTCGGAACAGAACCAGGGCCTTCTCCTGAGCTGACCAGCCAAACACAGCTTCCCATTAGTTCCTTCTACACGACTTCATACACCTGTTTGACTAATGGTCAACCATCTCCAAAGCACTCGCCAAGCACTTCCAACAAATCAGCAACGCCCAGAAGTTCGGCGAGCTCCACAGACTCACCTACCAGCTCGCCTGTGAAGCAGAAACCACAGATTCTGCAGAAGCCAGATGGTTCAGTGACCTACCTCAAAACAGAAAAGATGCTCCTCACATCTAAAACCGCAGGAGAGGCTTTCAGATGGACCACAGAGACCAGCGGTGCGTCTCCAACTCTGACTTCCACTGGAATCAGGGACAACATGAATACCACGGGAACAACAAGAGCTAGACACACGGAGACGTTAGAGACCATGGGTACCCACGAGACCCAAAACCCATCAGGGTTCACAGGAATGGATCATAAACCTTCTTCCATCTGGACCAGAGGAGATCTGTCCTGTGGGAGAATTGTAGAGACCAAACTTCTGGATGAGGGGAAGACTTCTCATAGGAGGATGATGAGGTCTTCATTGGCTGAAGATGAAGAGGAAAATGAGCAGCGATGGGTGGAAGAGCAAGGGACTATGACAGCCGTGATGGTGGTGtccaacaaaacaaacaaagtaAAGAAGAGAAGAAAGAGGAGGCTGGGCAGACAAacgctgatgatgtcatcaaaaaTGGAGCCCGCTCCcttatcatcatcctcatcatcatcttcatcatcatcatcttcatcctcaTCAGAAGATGAGCACGATGTGAAAAGAGACAGGAATGAGAGGCTGAGACGTATCAGAAGGTGTCATGAAGAGACAAGTGACTCCGAAAGctcctgctctctgattggtcggAGCAGGTTGTCCCTGAGCAGTGTCCAGTCCACCGATAGCCTGCAGGAGGAGCTGTCGCTGCCCGACCTTAGGATTAAAGAACCAGAACACGAAGAGGGGGACAACGAAGCCCAGAGGAGAGACGAGGAATCCAGAAGACCTTCAGATG CTGATGTGTTCGTCGGTGTTTCAGCAGATCAGATGTTGGTCTCGGCTCGCCCTCGGACCACAGAGGATCTGTTTGCCATCATTCACAG ATCAAAGCGGAAGATGCTTGGGAGAAGAGgtttagaagaagagaaacacgttgtctcctcctcctcgcctTTGGAGACTCCCCCCGAACCCCCGTCCCAGCTGATCCGACCTCCAGCTTTCAGGAGTCGAAGATCAGCGAGGAGTGAGAGCTTCAAGGCGCTCCTCCTGAGGAAGGGGAGTCAGATCAATTCTTCATCGCGAATCTCTGCGGTGGAGCGACTTTGCGTCCTCCAGGCTCCTCCTGCTGATCTCCAGAGATCCTCTCCTCCAGCAACACACCAGTTAGGAGCAGTTCACCCCTCCCAGATCCGGGAGAACACCGGGAATCCGCTGACCCCTGACCTCCCTGACACTACTACATGTCAGATCTCTATGATGTTGGGATGGAGTCACCAGGATCACCTGCTTGTTACCTCCACCTCTTCCTCTCCAGtcttcatcttctcctcctcTCACACGCGCCCTCGCTCCCTGACGCCTCCCTGCTCCTCCAGCCGACGTTTTGCCTCCCGCTTCTTCTCTGCCCCCATGACAGCCATCTTTGAAGGggaggaggaagatgaggagGTTTTCAGTGAGTCACCAGGAGGTGAAGAAGACTCACACCTGAGGCTGGTCCAGATCTCCTAA
- the nhsl1a gene encoding NHS-like protein 1 isoform X5 encodes MPCFKAGDGDNRWSVHYTTQKPQHGLRFIPSKRRSGSADDLRACYGLTQHGHSQPLPQSPTFSPASGLNQSEGSTRRRWRDRSGKMSSASSDEDDKFFLTNTRPMTPLVLNPVGLTSCWEDSSQTDDSAVVMETDLLLRLPTPEERMRQQAEAIGADIVPINVTGESFDRQASFRRTLSNSDSLSRRPRKLSRRKTVSETPDDVIPKSPASVVLPGQFSTVGRSTSLSCTSSQESQNKQEDTEDRANLLKEAQMSVRKIRAPRGEGLSSLMASLTSSPRVNKHPVSSSEVYSLPRLATNSSLSTEVSYNSASYRTLSTSSSSQSQDLQGFPSDLQPLLPFDPSARVEPQSPSSSPASSSLPSEWSYLNSVPFNEAPPSPSHCLSSSSSITDSVSHGVPDIQTFIQRTSQSFYDGDSRNEEGWSYQALSSSSSIHSSITQDTRCSSEEGWNCDPLIFSGRSTPSCPDGAFLFSEKINFSPQEKRKSSTSSLYSRSVARSISLRKCKHPPPPPTRLDSLRRRSGRSKACRSSPSPRLDRSPRVNHTSVHTPTQPPQTFSDPWVPRSIKRRQSSLNCGTVSTFEPLDPNPNSEPSVDSTSNTDPTSPDHLHVLLPGSPGLKGENLTLSLHQPTPDSSVSGYHHLASPSSGYSSQSNTPTPGTPVSSPLSPSSPGAFSLPPTSPFFTPCSSSFPLPLNTSSLPRTRSRGEGRPKPPVPQRKSSLLSSLSSSFSSTSSLSSYTSSDSLARHIPTLPPPPPPPSLSAPPKSTLPMPPPLPPPPPLPQHNTPAPEPATSNLPSPVPPPPLPQFASCISPPSAPPLPPLSFNKNPPPSPLLAPDLSLPAPPPLPPSARPPPPPYSYAVKRSSHHTLVSRASTPSNPNLPSPSDLPPPPPPPPPLPSLLGISQRPPSLLITSGALQSTKLRSVRNREVLRQVSDPIDTSYLTGVRISIENANKTEDAQVDFVEQEETHQDSKLSGPTVEDGICIVAGSEASPLETNPVSVKTKHQKPNKIKPETWNGVHESADANRQGSANQEDQSNKEMSQNTKSTGRQQEEVMFSTLLNVQVCSPDCPWVKMGQDADYFHVGPNVQVPLPERPLVGAEFKDPEEQRREKQRKREGEVKKSQNQASADGGSTFSYVKSSSPGRSCSPKKPVPPKKPDLYLLGLSAPPKVGTEPGPSPELTSQTQLPISSFYTTSYTCLTNGQPSPKHSPSTSNKSATPRSSASSTDSPTSSPVKQKPQILQKPDGSVTYLKTEKMLLTSKTAGEAFRWTTETSGASPTLTSTGIRDNMNTTGTTRARHTETLETMGTHETQNPSGFTGMDHKPSSIWTRGDLSCGRIVETKLLDEGKTSHRRMMRSSLAEDEEENEQRWVEEQGTMTAVMVVSNKTNKVKKRRKRRLGRQTLMMSSKMEPAPLSSSSSSSSSSSSSSSSEDEHDVKRDRNERLRRIRRCHEETSDSESSCSLIGRSRLSLSSVQSTDSLQEELSLPDLRIKEPEHEEGDNEAQRRDEESRRPSDADVFVGVSADQMLVSARPRTTEDLFAIIHRSKRKMLGRRGLEEEKHVVSSSSPLETPPEPPSQLIRPPAFRSRRSARSESFKALLLRKGSQINSSSRISAVERLCVLQAPPADLQRSSPPATHQLGAVHPSQIRENTGNPLTPDLPDTTTCQISMMLGWSHQDHLLVTSTSSSPVFIFSSSHTRPRSLTPPCSSSRRFASRFFSAPMTAIFEGEEEDEEVFSESPGGEEDSHLRLVQIS; translated from the exons TCTTCAGCGTCTTCAGATGAAGATGATAAGTTCTTCCTGACCAACACTCGACCTATGACCCCTCTGGTCCTGAACCCTGTTGGTCTCACCTCCTGTTGGGAGGATTCTTCACAAACCGATGACTCGGCTGTTGTCATGGAAACTGACCTACTTCTGCGACTTCCGACGCCAGAGGAGAGGATGAGGCAGCAGGCAGAGGCGATTGGAGCGGATATAGTTCCCATCAATGTAACAG GGGAAAGTTTTGATCGCCAGGCCAGCTTTCGGAGAACCCTCTCCAATTCTGACTCGCTGAGTCGACGACCTCGTAAACTGAGTCGCCGAAAAACCGTCTCTGAGACACCAGATGATGTCATTCCCAAGTCTCCGGCCTCTGTGGTTCTCCCTGGTCAGTTCTCCACAGTGGGCCGATCCACCTCCTTATCCTGCACCTCCTCACAGGAATCCCAAAACAAGCAGGAGGACACAGAGGACAGGGCAAATCTCCTGAAGGAGGCGCAGATGTCCGTGAGGAAGATTCGGGCTCCAAGAGGAGAGGGCTTGTCCAGCCTCATGGCCTCCCTCACCTCCTCCCCTCGTGTCAACAAGCATCCTGTCTCCTCCTCTGAGGTCTACAGCCTCCCCCGTCTGGCCACCAACTCCTCCCTGAGCACTGAGGTCAGCTATAACAGCGCCTCCTACAGGACACTCAGCACCTCCTCATCCAGCCAA TCTCAGGATCTACAGGGTTTCCCTAGCGACCTTCAGCCCCTGCTGCCCTTTGACCCCAGTGCCAGAGTGGAACCTCAGTCTCCTTCTTCCTCCCCAGCCAGCTCCTCCCTCCCATCAGAGTGGTCTTATCTCAACAGTGTTCCCTTCAATGAAGCTCCACCCTCCCCCTCCCActgcctctcctcctcctcctctatcaCTGATTCAGTTAGTCACGGAGTTCCCGACATCCAGACCTTCATCCAGAGGACTTCCCAGAGCTTTTATGATGGTGACTCCAGAAACGAGGAGGGGTGGAGCTACCAGGCTCTCTCCTCCAGCTCCAGCATCCACAGCAGCATCACTCAGGATACCAGATGTTCCTCAGAAGAGGGCTGGAACTGTGATCCTCTCATCTTCTCTGGCCGCTCCACTCCCTCCTGCCCTGACGGCGCCTTCCTTTTTTCAGAGAAGATAAACTTCTCTCCCCAAGAGAAAAGGAAGTCCAGCACCTCCTCGCTGTACTCCCGCTCTGTCGCTCGCAGCATCTCTCTACGGAAGTGTAAGCATCCGCCTCCTCCACCAACACGTCTGGACTCTCTGAGGCGCCGGTCTGGTCGCAGCAAAGCCTGCAGGTCTTCACCAAGTCCTCGTCTGGACCGCAGCCCTCGAGTGAATCACACCAGCGTACACACTCCCACCCAACCTCCCCAAACGTTCAGCGACCCCTGGGTTCCCCGAAGCATCAAAAGAAGGCAGAGTAGTCTGAACTGTGGGACGGTCTCAACTTTTGAGCCTTTAGATCCAAACCCTAACTCAGAACCTTCTGTTGACTCCACATCCAACACCGACCCGACAAGCCCTGATCACCTCCACGTTCTCCTCCCTGGATCTCCTGGTCTAAAGGGTGAAAATCTGACACTCAGTCTGCACCAGCCGACTCCTGACTCCTCTGTGTCTGGGTATCACCAccttgcctctccctccagcgGCTACTCCAGCCAGTCCAACACTCCTACTCCTGGAACTCCCGTGTCTTCTCCTCTCAGCCCCTCCTCCCCTGGAGCCTTCTCCCTGCCTCCGACCTCCCCCTTCTTTACTCCATGTTCATCGTCCTTCCCTTTGCCTCTCAACACCTCCTCTCTTCCCAGGACCAGATCTCGTGGTGAAGGAAGGCCCAAACCTCCAGTCCCACAAAGAAAGTCATCACTCCTCTCCTCCCTTTCCTCCTCATTTTCATCCACTTCCTCCCTTTCCTCTTACACATCCTCTGACTCTTTAGCCAGGCATATTCCTACTCTTCCTCCACCACCCCCTCCCCCTTCTCTTTCTGCTCCTCCAAAATCTACTCTTCCCATGCCTCCACCtctaccacctcctcctcctcttccacaaCATAATACTCCTGCTCCTGAACCGGCTACCTCAAACCTTCCTTCACCCGTACCTCCACCTCCTCTTCCACAGTTTGCCTCTTGCATTTCTCCTCCCTCTGCTCCTCCCCTCCCTCCTCTATCTTTTAACAaaaatcctcctccttctccgcTTCTTGCTCCAGATTTATCTCTCCCTGCACCACCTCCTCTACCCCCCTCTGCTCGACCCCCTCCTCCACCCTACTCCTATGCTGTAAAACGGAGTTCCCATCATACGCTAGTTTCCAGAGCATCTACACCATCTAATCCCAATCTTCCCTCCCCATCTGACCTTCctccacctccaccaccacctcctcctcttccctccCTCCTTGGTATCTCTCAGAGGCCTCCCTCTCTCCTAATCACCTCTGGAGCTTTGCAGAGCACCAAGCTCCGTTCTGTTAGGAACCGGGAAGTCTTACGACAAGTCAGTGACCCGATTGACACCAGTTATCTAACAGGGGTTCGCATCTCCATTGAAAATGCTAACAAGACTGAAGATGCTCAAGTGGACTTTGTTGAACAGGAGGAAACTCATCAAGATTCTAAGCTTTCAGGACCAACAGTAGAAGATGGGATCTGCATCGTGGCTGGCAGTGAAGCAAGTCCTCTAGAGACTAATCCAGTCAGCGTCAAGACCAAACACCAGAAACCCAACAAAATAAAACCCGAGACCTGGAATGGAGTTCATGAGTCAGCTGATGCTAACCGCCAAGGCTCAGCTAACCAGGAAGACCAGAGTAACAAAGAGATGTCGCAAAATACCAAATCCACAGGACGACAGCAGGAGGAAGTTATGTTTTCCACTCTGCTGAATGTTCAGGTTTGCAGTCCTGATTGTCCCTGGGTGAAAATGGGTCAAGATGCTGATTATTTTCATGTTGGCCCTAATGTTCAGGTTCCTCTTCCCGAAcgacccctggtgggagctgagTTTAAAGATCCTGAAGAGCAACGGAGAGAAAAGCAACGGAAAAGAGAAGGAGAAGTCAAGAAATCACAAAATCAGGCTTCAGCTGATGGAGGTTCAACATTTTCTTATGTGAAGTCAAGTAGTCCAGGGAGGTCCTGCTCCCCAAAGAAACCAGTTCCACCAAAGAAACCTGATCTGTACCTTCTTGGTCTCTCTGCACCCCCCAAGGTCGGAACAGAACCAGGGCCTTCTCCTGAGCTGACCAGCCAAACACAGCTTCCCATTAGTTCCTTCTACACGACTTCATACACCTGTTTGACTAATGGTCAACCATCTCCAAAGCACTCGCCAAGCACTTCCAACAAATCAGCAACGCCCAGAAGTTCGGCGAGCTCCACAGACTCACCTACCAGCTCGCCTGTGAAGCAGAAACCACAGATTCTGCAGAAGCCAGATGGTTCAGTGACCTACCTCAAAACAGAAAAGATGCTCCTCACATCTAAAACCGCAGGAGAGGCTTTCAGATGGACCACAGAGACCAGCGGTGCGTCTCCAACTCTGACTTCCACTGGAATCAGGGACAACATGAATACCACGGGAACAACAAGAGCTAGACACACGGAGACGTTAGAGACCATGGGTACCCACGAGACCCAAAACCCATCAGGGTTCACAGGAATGGATCATAAACCTTCTTCCATCTGGACCAGAGGAGATCTGTCCTGTGGGAGAATTGTAGAGACCAAACTTCTGGATGAGGGGAAGACTTCTCATAGGAGGATGATGAGGTCTTCATTGGCTGAAGATGAAGAGGAAAATGAGCAGCGATGGGTGGAAGAGCAAGGGACTATGACAGCCGTGATGGTGGTGtccaacaaaacaaacaaagtaAAGAAGAGAAGAAAGAGGAGGCTGGGCAGACAAacgctgatgatgtcatcaaaaaTGGAGCCCGCTCCcttatcatcatcctcatcatcatcttcatcatcatcatcttcatcctcaTCAGAAGATGAGCACGATGTGAAAAGAGACAGGAATGAGAGGCTGAGACGTATCAGAAGGTGTCATGAAGAGACAAGTGACTCCGAAAGctcctgctctctgattggtcggAGCAGGTTGTCCCTGAGCAGTGTCCAGTCCACCGATAGCCTGCAGGAGGAGCTGTCGCTGCCCGACCTTAGGATTAAAGAACCAGAACACGAAGAGGGGGACAACGAAGCCCAGAGGAGAGACGAGGAATCCAGAAGACCTTCAGATG CTGATGTGTTCGTCGGTGTTTCAGCAGATCAGATGTTGGTCTCGGCTCGCCCTCGGACCACAGAGGATCTGTTTGCCATCATTCACAG ATCAAAGCGGAAGATGCTTGGGAGAAGAGgtttagaagaagagaaacacgttgtctcctcctcctcgcctTTGGAGACTCCCCCCGAACCCCCGTCCCAGCTGATCCGACCTCCAGCTTTCAGGAGTCGAAGATCAGCGAGGAGTGAGAGCTTCAAGGCGCTCCTCCTGAGGAAGGGGAGTCAGATCAATTCTTCATCGCGAATCTCTGCGGTGGAGCGACTTTGCGTCCTCCAGGCTCCTCCTGCTGATCTCCAGAGATCCTCTCCTCCAGCAACACACCAGTTAGGAGCAGTTCACCCCTCCCAGATCCGGGAGAACACCGGGAATCCGCTGACCCCTGACCTCCCTGACACTACTACATGTCAGATCTCTATGATGTTGGGATGGAGTCACCAGGATCACCTGCTTGTTACCTCCACCTCTTCCTCTCCAGtcttcatcttctcctcctcTCACACGCGCCCTCGCTCCCTGACGCCTCCCTGCTCCTCCAGCCGACGTTTTGCCTCCCGCTTCTTCTCTGCCCCCATGACAGCCATCTTTGAAGGggaggaggaagatgaggagGTTTTCAGTGAGTCACCAGGAGGTGAAGAAGACTCACACCTGAGGCTGGTCCAGATCTCCTAA